In one window of Escherichia coli DSM 30083 = JCM 1649 = ATCC 11775 DNA:
- the yehA gene encoding putative fimbrial-like adhesin protein, whose translation MEIRIMLFIVIMMVMPVSYAACYSELSVQHNLVVQGDFALTQTQMATYEHNFNDSSCVSTNTITPMSPSDIIVGLYNDTIKLNLHFEWTNKNNITLSNNQTSFTSGYSVTVTPAASNAKVNVSAGGGGSVMINGVATLSSASSSTRGSAAVQFLLCLLGGKSWDACVNSYRNALAQNAGVYSFNLTLSYNPITTTCKPDDLLITLESIPVSQLPATGNKTTINSKKGDIILRCKNLLGQQNQTSRKMQVYLSSSDLLTNSNTILKGAEDNGVGFILESNGTPVTLLNITNSSKGYTNLKEIAAKSKLTDTTVSIPITASYYVYDTNKVKSGALEATALINVKYD comes from the coding sequence ATGGAAATTCGCATAATGCTATTTATAGTAATAATGATGGTTATGCCTGTGAGCTATGCGGCATGTTATAGTGAGTTATCTGTTCAGCACAATTTGGTTGTTCAGGGGGATTTTGCACTTACTCAAACACAAATGGCGACATATGAGCATAATTTTAATGATTCGTCATGCGTGAGTACAAATACTATCACACCTATGAGCCCGTCGGATATTATTGTTGGACTTTATAACGATACCATTAAATTAAATTTACATTTTGAATGGACCAATAAAAACAACATTACGTTGTCAAATAATCAGACCAGTTTCACCAGTGGTTATTCGGTGACGGTGACACCTGCGGCCAGTAATGCAAAAGTGAATGTTTCTGCGGGGGGCGGTGGTTCAGTGATGATTAATGGAGTTGCGACATTATCCAGTGCTTCATCATCGACACGCGGGAGTGCCGCAGTACAATTTCTACTGTGTTTATTAGGTGGTAAGTCATGGGATGCATGTGTAAATAGCTACAGAAATGCATTGGCACAAAATGCAGGTGTCTATTCCTTTAATCTGACATTGTCATACAACCCGATAACCACAACCTGCAAACCGGACGATTTATTAATTACGTTAGAGAGTATTCCCGTTTCACAATTACCAGCCACAGGTAACAAAACAACAATAAATAGTAAAAAAGGGGATATTATTCTGCGTTGTAAAAATTTATTAGGTCAACAAAATCAAACATCACGGAAAATGCAGGTGTATTTATCAAGTTCTGACTTGTTAACCAACAGCAACACGATCCTGAAAGGTGCGGAAGATAATGGCGTAGGATTTATTCTTGAAAGTAATGGTACGCCAGTCACACTTTTAAATATCACTAACAGCAGTAAAGGATATACAAATTTAAAAGAAATTGCGGCAAAGTCAAAACTTACAGATACAACGGTTTCAATTCCGATAACGGCCAGTTACTACGTCTACGATACAAACAAAGTTAAATCTGGCGCACTGGAGGCAACCGCATTAATCAACGTGAAATACGACTAA
- the rcnB gene encoding Ni(II)/Co(II) efflux transporter accessory subunit RcnB: MTIKNKMLLGALLLVTSAAWAAPATAGSTNTSGISKYELSSFIADFKHFKPGDTVPEMYRTDEYNIKQWQLRNLPAPDAGTHWTYMGGAYVLISDTDGKIIKAYDGEIFYHR; this comes from the coding sequence ATGACCATTAAAAATAAGATGTTGCTGGGTGCGCTTTTGCTGGTTACCAGTGCCGCCTGGGCCGCACCAGCCACCGCGGGTTCGACCAATACCTCGGGAATTTCTAAGTATGAGTTAAGCAGTTTCATTGCTGACTTTAAGCATTTCAAACCAGGTGACACCGTCCCAGAGATGTACCGCACCGATGAGTACAACATTAAGCAGTGGCAGTTACGTAACCTGCCCGCGCCTGATGCCGGGACGCACTGGACCTATATGGGTGGCGCGTACGTGTTGATCAGCGACACCGACGGTAAAATCATTAAAGCCTACGACGGTGAGATTTTTTATCATCGCTAA
- the rcnA gene encoding nickel/cobalt efflux protein RcnA: MTEFTTLLQQGNAWFFIPSAILLGALHGLEPGHSKTMMAAFIIAIKGTIKQAVMLGLAATISHTAVVWLIAFGGMVISKRFTAQSAEPWLQLISAVIIISTAFWMFWRTWRGERNWLENMHEHDHEHHHHDHEDHHDHGHHHHHEHGEYQDAHARAHANDIKRRFDGREVTNWQILLFGLTGGLIPCPAAITVLLICIQLKALTLGATLVVSFSLGLALTLVTVGVGAAISVQQVAKRWSGFNTLAKRAPYFSSLLIGLVGVYMGVHGFMGIMR; encoded by the coding sequence ATGACCGAATTTACAACACTTCTTCAGCAAGGAAACGCCTGGTTCTTCATCCCCAGCGCCATCTTACTTGGTGCGCTTCATGGCCTGGAACCGGGGCACTCAAAAACGATGATGGCGGCGTTTATCATCGCCATCAAAGGCACCATTAAACAGGCGGTGATGCTCGGACTGGCAGCAACTATTTCGCATACCGCAGTGGTCTGGTTAATTGCCTTTGGCGGGATGGTGATCAGCAAACGCTTTACTGCTCAATCAGCAGAACCGTGGCTCCAGTTGATTTCCGCAGTGATCATTATTAGCACCGCGTTCTGGATGTTCTGGCGTACCTGGCGCGGCGAACGCAACTGGCTGGAGAATATGCACGAGCATGATCATGAGCATCATCACCACGATCACGAAGATCACCACGACCATGGACATCATCACCATCACGAACATGGCGAGTATCAGGATGCCCATGCACGAGCCCATGCCAATGACATTAAACGACGCTTTGATGGTAGAGAGGTCACCAACTGGCAAATTTTGCTATTTGGCTTAACCGGTGGCCTTATCCCCTGCCCGGCAGCAATTACCGTGCTGTTGATTTGCATTCAGTTGAAAGCCCTGACACTGGGCGCAACACTGGTCGTCAGTTTCAGCCTCGGCCTGGCGTTAACGCTTGTCACCGTAGGCGTTGGCGCAGCAATCAGCGTTCAGCAGGTCGCAAAACGCTGGAGCGGATTTAACACTCTCGCTAAACGCGCTCCCTATTTTTCCAGTCTGTTGATTGGCTTAGTTGGTGTGTATATGGGCGTACATGGCTTCATGGGCATAATGCGATAA
- the rcnR gene encoding Ni(II)/Co(II)-binding transcriptional repressor RcnR: protein MSHTIRDKQKLKARASKIQGQVVALKKMLDEPHECAAVLQQIAAIRGAVNGLMREVIKGHLTEHIVHQGDELKREEDLDVVLKVLDSYIK, encoded by the coding sequence ATGTCTCATACAATCCGTGATAAACAGAAACTGAAAGCGCGTGCCAGTAAGATTCAGGGCCAGGTCGTGGCGCTCAAGAAAATGCTCGACGAACCGCATGAATGCGCTGCAGTTTTACAACAGATTGCTGCTATCCGTGGCGCGGTAAACGGTCTGATGCGGGAAGTGATTAAAGGTCATCTGACGGAACACATCGTTCACCAGGGGGATGAGCTAAAACGAGAAGAAGATCTGGATGTCGTTCTGAAGGTGCTGGATTCTTATATCAAATAA
- the thiM gene encoding hydroxyethylthiazole kinase: MQVDLLSSAQSAHALHLFHQHSPLVHCMTNDVVQTFTANTLLALGASPAMVIETEEASQFAAIASALLINVGTLTQPRAQAMSAAVEQATRSQTPWTLDPVAVGALDYRRRFCVELLSHKPTAIRGNASEIMALAGVANGGRGVDTTDAAANAIPAAQTLARETGAIVVVTGEVDYVTDGHRIIGIHGGDPLMTKVVGTGCALSAVVAACCALPGDTLENIASACHWMKQAGERAVARSEGPGSFVPHFLDALWQLTQEVQA, translated from the coding sequence ATGCAAGTCGACCTGCTGAGTTCAGCGCAATCTGCGCACGCGTTACACCTTTTTCACCAACATTCCCCTCTTGTGCACTGCATGACCAACGATGTGGTGCAAACTTTTACTGCCAATACCTTGCTGGCGCTCGGCGCATCGCCAGCGATGGTTATCGAAACCGAAGAGGCCAGTCAGTTTGCGGCTATCGCCAGTGCCTTGTTGATTAACGTTGGCACGCTGACGCAGCCACGAGCGCAAGCGATGAGTGCTGCCGTTGAGCAAGCAACACGATCACAAACGCCCTGGACGCTTGATCCGGTTGCGGTTGGTGCGCTCGATTATCGCCGCCGTTTTTGTGTGGAACTTCTGTCCCATAAGCCAACCGCCATACGTGGTAATGCTTCGGAAATCATGGCATTAGCTGGCGTTGCTAATGGTGGACGGGGAGTGGATACCACTGATGCCGCAGCTAACGCGATACCCGCTGCACAAACACTGGCACGGGAAACTGGCGCAATCGTCGTGGTCACTGGCGAGGTGGATTATGTTACCGATGGACATCGTATCATTGGCATTCACGGTGGCGATCCGTTAATGACCAAAGTGGTAGGAACTGGCTGTGCACTATCGGCGGTTGTCGCTGCCTGTTGTGCGCTACCAGGCGATACGCTGGAAAATATCGCATCTGCCTGTCACTGGATGAAACAAGCCGGAGAACGCGCAGTTGCCAGAAGCGAGGGGCCAGGCAGTTTTGTTCCACATTTCCTTGATGCGCTCTGGCAATTGACGCAGGAGGTGCAGGCATGA
- the thiD gene encoding bifunctional hydroxymethylpyrimidine kinase/phosphomethylpyrimidine kinase: MKRINALTIAGTDPSGGAGIQADLKTFSALGAYGCSVITALVAQNTRGVQSVYRIEPDFVAAQLDSVFSDVRIDTTKIGMLAETDIVEAVAERLQRYQIQNVVLDTVMLAKSGDPLLSPSAVATLRSRLLPHVSLITPNLPEAAALLDAPHARTEQEMLEQGRSLLAMGCGAVLMKGGHLDDEQSPDWLFTREGEQRFTAPRIMTKNTHGTGCTLSAALAALRPRHTNWADTVQEAKSWLSSALAQADTLEVGHGIGPVHHFHAWW, from the coding sequence ATGAAACGAATTAACGCTCTGACGATTGCCGGTACTGATCCGAGTGGTGGTGCGGGGATTCAGGCCGATCTTAAAACCTTCTCGGCACTTGGCGCTTATGGTTGCTCAGTTATTACTGCACTGGTGGCGCAAAATACCCGTGGTGTACAGTCGGTGTATCGCATTGAGCCTGATTTTGTCGCCGCCCAGCTCGATTCGGTGTTCAGTGATGTGCGAATCGACACCACTAAAATCGGTATGTTGGCGGAAACCGATATTGTTGAAGCGGTGGCAGAACGGTTGCAACGTTATCAGATCCAAAACGTGGTACTCGACACCGTTATGCTGGCAAAAAGCGGCGACCCGCTGCTTTCACCATCGGCGGTTGCTACGCTGCGCAGTCGATTATTGCCACATGTTTCATTAATAACGCCAAACTTGCCCGAAGCAGCCGCCTTGCTCGACGCGCCACACGCGCGCACCGAACAGGAAATGCTGGAACAAGGGCGATCGCTGTTGGCGATGGGCTGTGGCGCAGTGCTAATGAAAGGTGGTCATCTGGATGATGAGCAAAGCCCGGACTGGCTGTTTACTCGTGAGGGGGAACAACGATTTACTGCACCGCGCATTATGACCAAAAACACCCACGGCACTGGTTGTACGCTCTCTGCGGCGTTGGCTGCACTACGCCCGCGCCATACAAACTGGGCTGACACCGTACAGGAGGCAAAAAGCTGGCTTTCATCGGCATTAGCCCAGGCCGACACGCTGGAAGTTGGTCACGGTATTGGTCCGGTTCACCACTTCCACGCCTGGTGGTGA
- the yegX gene encoding glycoside hydrolase family 25 protein, giving the protein MQLRITSRKKFTVLLCALGLISIVAIYPRQTVNFFYSTAIQIKDYIHFYGYRPVKSFAIRIPASYTIHGIDVSRWQERIDWQRVAKMRDNGIRLQFAFIKATEGEKLVDPYFSRNWQLSRENGLLRGAYHYFSPSVSASVQARLFLQTVDFSQGDFPAVLDVEERGKLSAKELRKRVSQWLKMVEKRTGKKPIIYSGAVFYHTNLAGYFNEYPWWVAHYYQRRPDNDGMAWRFWQHSDRGQVDGINGPVDFNVFNGTVEELQAFVDGIKETP; this is encoded by the coding sequence ATGCAGTTGAGAATCACCAGTCGAAAAAAATTCACCGTTTTATTATGCGCTCTTGGGCTAATTTCCATCGTTGCAATTTATCCGCGTCAGACGGTGAATTTTTTCTATTCGACAGCAATTCAGATTAAAGACTACATCCACTTCTACGGTTATCGCCCGGTTAAATCTTTCGCTATTCGCATTCCTGCCAGTTACACCATTCACGGAATAGATGTTTCACGCTGGCAGGAGCGGATCGACTGGCAGCGTGTGGCAAAAATGCGCGACAACGGTATCCGCTTACAGTTTGCTTTTATTAAGGCGACGGAAGGCGAAAAGCTGGTGGACCCCTATTTTTCGCGTAACTGGCAACTAAGCCGCGAAAATGGCCTGCTGCGCGGGGCGTATCATTATTTTTCCCCGTCGGTATCTGCTTCAGTTCAGGCGAGATTATTTCTGCAAACGGTGGATTTCTCACAAGGCGATTTCCCTGCCGTGCTGGACGTAGAAGAACGGGGAAAATTATCGGCAAAAGAATTACGCAAGCGGGTAAGTCAGTGGCTAAAAATGGTCGAAAAACGTACGGGTAAAAAGCCAATTATTTACTCAGGAGCCGTTTTTTATCACACCAATCTGGCGGGCTATTTCAATGAATATCCGTGGTGGGTGGCTCACTATTATCAACGTCGCCCGGACAATGACGGCATGGCCTGGCGCTTCTGGCAGCATTCCGATCGTGGACAGGTCGATGGCATTAATGGTCCGGTGGATTTTAATGTGTTTAATGGCACGGTGGAGGAGTTGCAGGCATTCGTTGATGGGATTAAAGAAACGCCTTAA
- the yegW gene encoding GntR family transcriptional regulator, giving the protein MEQAHTQLIAQLNERILAADNTPLYIKFAETVKNAVRSGVLEHGNILPGERDLSQLTGVSRITVRKAMQSLEEEGVVTRSRGYGTQINNIFEYSLKEARGFSQQVVLRGKKPDTLWVNKRVVKCPEEVAQQLAVEAGSDVFLLKRIRYVDEEAVSIEESWVPAHLIHDVDAIGISLYDYFRSQHIYPQRTRSRVSARMPDAEFQSHIQLDSKIPVLVIKQVALDQQQRPIEYSISHCRSDLYVFVCEE; this is encoded by the coding sequence ATGGAACAAGCGCATACCCAGCTGATTGCCCAACTGAACGAGCGTATTTTAGCGGCGGATAACACGCCGCTTTATATTAAGTTTGCCGAAACGGTAAAAAATGCCGTGCGCAGCGGGGTGCTGGAGCATGGCAATATTTTGCCCGGTGAGCGTGATTTAAGTCAGTTAACCGGCGTTTCGCGCATTACGGTGCGCAAGGCGATGCAGTCGCTGGAAGAAGAGGGCGTGGTGACGCGTTCGCGTGGTTACGGCACGCAGATCAACAACATCTTCGAATACTCGCTGAAAGAAGCGCGGGGGTTTTCTCAGCAGGTGGTATTGCGCGGGAAAAAGCCCGATACGTTATGGGTTAACAAGCGTGTCGTGAAATGTCCCGAAGAAGTCGCGCAGCAGCTGGCGGTCGAAGCGGGAAGTGATGTCTTTTTGCTTAAGCGTATTCGCTATGTCGATGAAGAGGCGGTATCGATTGAGGAATCGTGGGTTCCGGCACATTTAATTCATGATGTTGATGCCATCGGGATTTCTCTTTATGACTACTTCCGCAGCCAGCACATTTACCCACAACGTACGCGTTCCCGCGTTAGCGCCCGGATGCCGGATGCCGAGTTTCAGTCACATATTCAGTTAGATAGCAAAATACCGGTGCTGGTGATCAAGCAAGTGGCGCTTGACCAACAGCAACGGCCTATTGAGTACAGCATCAGCCACTGTCGCAGCGATCTATACGTTTTTGTGTGCGAGGAGTAG
- the yegV gene encoding carbohydrate kinase family protein: MSGARLHTLLPELATHQPVMVVGAAVIDVIADAYALPWRGCDIELKQQSVNVGGCALNIAVALKRLGIEAGNALPLGQGVWAEIIRNRMAKEDLISLIDNAEGDNGWCLALVEPDGERTFMSFSGVENQWNRQWLARLTVAPGSLLYFSGYQLASPCGELLVEWLEKLQDVTPFIDFGPRIGDIPDALLARIMACRPLVSLNRQEAEIAAERFALSAEITTLGKQWQEKFAAPLIVRLDKEGAWYFSNDASGCIPAFPTQVVDTIGAGDSHAGGVLAGLASGLPLADAVLLGNAVASWVVGHRGGDCAPTREELLLAHKNV, translated from the coding sequence ATGAGCGGCGCTCGATTACACACGCTGCTGCCTGAATTAGCCACGCATCAGCCGGTGATGGTCGTCGGCGCGGCGGTCATTGATGTGATCGCCGACGCTTATGCCCTCCCCTGGCGTGGGTGCGATATCGAACTGAAACAGCAGAGCGTTAACGTTGGCGGCTGCGCCCTGAATATTGCCGTGGCATTAAAGCGCCTCGGCATCGAAGCGGGTAATGCCTTGCCGCTCGGTCAGGGGGTGTGGGCGGAGATTATTCGCAACCGCATGGCAAAAGAGGACTTAATCAGCCTGATCGATAACGCCGAAGGTGATAACGGCTGGTGTCTGGCGCTGGTTGAGCCGGATGGCGAACGCACTTTTATGTCATTCAGCGGTGTGGAAAATCAATGGAATCGCCAGTGGCTGGCGCGATTAACCGTTGCGCCTGGCAGCCTGCTCTATTTTTCCGGTTATCAACTGGCCTCGCCCTGCGGCGAATTGTTAGTGGAATGGCTGGAAAAGCTACAAGACGTGACGCCGTTTATCGATTTTGGCCCACGTATTGGCGATATCCCGGATGCATTACTGGCGCGGATCATGGCCTGTCGACCTTTAGTGTCACTCAATCGTCAAGAGGCTGAGATTGCCGCCGAACGTTTTGCTTTATCCGCAGAGATAACAACACTTGGCAAGCAATGGCAGGAGAAATTTGCCGCGCCGTTGATCGTTCGCCTCGATAAAGAAGGCGCATGGTATTTCAGCAACGACGCTTCTGGCTGCATTCCGGCATTTCCAACGCAAGTTGTAGACACCATTGGGGCGGGCGACAGTCATGCCGGTGGCGTACTTGCCGGGCTGGCCTCTGGTCTGCCACTGGCGGATGCCGTATTACTGGGCAATGCAGTGGCGTCGTGGGTTGTCGGGCATCGGGGCGGTGATTGTGCGCCAACGCGCGAGGAACTACTCCTCGCACACAAAAACGTATAG
- the yegU gene encoding ADP-ribosylglycohydrolase family protein, whose amino-acid sequence MKTERILGALYGQALGDAMGMPSELWPRSRVKAHFGWIDRFLPGPKENNAACYFNRAEFTDDTSMALCLADALLEREGKIDPDLIGRNILDWALRFDAFNKNVLGPTSKIALNAIRDGKPVAELENNGVTNGAAMRISPLGCLLPARDVDSFIDDVALASSPTHKSDLAVAGAVVIAWAISRAIDGESWSAIVNSLPSIARHAQQKRITTFSASLAARLEIALKIVRNADGTESASEQLYQVVGAGTSTIESVPCAIALVELAQTDPNRCAVLCANLGGDTDTIGAMATAICGALHGVNAIDPALKAELDAVNQLDFNRYATALAKYRQQREAI is encoded by the coding sequence ATGAAAACAGAACGTATTCTCGGTGCTCTTTATGGGCAGGCGTTAGGGGATGCGATGGGGATGCCCTCCGAGCTTTGGCCGCGCAGTCGCGTCAAAGCACACTTTGGCTGGATTGACCGTTTTCTGCCTGGGCCAAAGGAGAATAACGCAGCCTGTTATTTTAACCGCGCCGAATTCACCGACGATACCTCGATGGCGCTGTGTCTGGCGGATGCGTTACTGGAACGTGAAGGCAAGATCGATCCGGATCTGATTGGGCGTAATATTCTCGACTGGGCGCTGCGTTTCGACGCCTTTAACAAAAACGTACTAGGTCCGACCTCGAAGATTGCGCTTAACGCCATTCGCGACGGTAAACCCGTTGCTGAACTGGAAAATAACGGCGTGACCAACGGCGCAGCGATGCGCATCTCGCCATTAGGTTGTTTGCTTCCGGCGCGTGATGTTGATTCCTTTATTGATGATGTGGCGCTGGCCTCCAGCCCGACACATAAATCCGATCTGGCGGTTGCGGGGGCGGTAGTCATCGCATGGGCGATTTCTCGTGCCATTGACGGAGAAAGCTGGTCAGCAATTGTTAATTCACTGCCTTCAATTGCGCGACATGCTCAACAAAAACGCATCACTACCTTCAGCGCCTCACTGGCTGCTCGTCTGGAGATTGCGCTGAAAATTGTGCGCAATGCTGACGGCACCGAATCCGCCAGCGAACAGCTTTACCAGGTCGTTGGCGCAGGTACCAGCACTATTGAGTCCGTTCCGTGCGCCATTGCGCTGGTTGAACTGGCACAAACCGACCCGAACCGTTGCGCCGTCCTGTGCGCTAACCTTGGCGGCGACACAGACACCATCGGTGCTATGGCGACGGCAATTTGCGGCGCGTTGCATGGCGTTAACGCTATCGATCCTGCGTTAAAGGCGGAACTGGATGCAGTAAATCAGCTTGATTTCAACCGCTATGCCACGGCGCTGGCGAAGTATCGCCAACAACGGGAGGCGATATGA
- the yegT gene encoding nucleoside permease, translating into MKTTAKLSFMMFVEWFIWGAWFVPLWLWLSKSGFSAGEIGWSYACTAIAAILSPILVGSITDRFFSAQKVLAVLMFAGAVLMYFAAQQTTFAGFFPLLLAYSLTYMPTIALTNSIAFANVPDVERDFPRIRVMGTIGWIASGLACGFLPQMLGYADISPTNIPLLITAGSSALLGVFAFFLPDTPPKSTGKMDIKVMLGLDALILLRDKNFLVFFFCSFLFAMPLAFYYIFANGYLTEVGMKNATGWMTLGQFSEIFFMLALPFFTKRFGIKKVLLLGLVTAAIRYGFFIYGSADEYFTYALLFLGILLHGVSYDFYYVTAYIYVDKKAPVHMRTAAQGLITLCCQGFGSLLGYRLGGVMMEKMFAYQEPVNGLTFNWAGMWTFGAVMIAIIAVLFMIFFRESDNEITAIKVDDRDIALTQGEVK; encoded by the coding sequence ATGAAAACAACAGCAAAGCTGTCGTTCATGATGTTTGTTGAATGGTTTATCTGGGGCGCGTGGTTTGTGCCATTGTGGTTGTGGTTAAGTAAAAGCGGTTTTAGTGCCGGAGAAATTGGCTGGTCGTATGCCTGTACCGCCATTGCGGCGATCCTGTCGCCGATTCTGGTTGGCTCCATCACTGACCGCTTTTTCTCGGCGCAGAAAGTGCTGGCGGTATTGATGTTCGCTGGTGCGGTGCTGATGTATTTCGCCGCGCAACAGACCACTTTTGCCGGGTTCTTCCCGTTACTGCTGGCCTACTCGCTAACCTATATGCCGACCATTGCGCTGACTAACAGTATCGCTTTTGCCAACGTGCCGGATGTGGAGCGTGATTTCCCGCGCATTCGTGTGATGGGCACTATCGGCTGGATTGCCTCTGGTCTGGCATGTGGTTTCTTGCCGCAAATGCTGGGGTATGCCGATATCTCACCGACGAACATCCCGCTGCTGATTACTGCCGGAAGTTCTGCTCTGCTTGGTGTGTTTGCATTTTTCCTGCCCGACACACCGCCAAAAAGCACCGGCAAAATGGATATTAAAGTCATGCTCGGCCTGGATGCGCTGATCCTGCTGCGCGATAAGAACTTCCTCGTCTTTTTCTTCTGTTCATTCCTGTTTGCGATGCCACTGGCGTTCTATTACATCTTTGCCAACGGTTATCTGACCGAAGTTGGCATGAAAAACGCCACTGGCTGGATGACGCTCGGCCAGTTCTCTGAAATCTTCTTTATGCTGGCATTGCCGTTTTTCACCAAACGCTTTGGTATCAAAAAGGTATTATTGCTTGGTCTGGTCACCGCCGCGATCCGTTATGGCTTCTTTATTTACGGCAGTGCGGATGAATATTTCACTTACGCTCTCTTGTTCCTCGGCATTTTGCTGCACGGCGTAAGTTACGATTTTTACTACGTTACCGCTTACATCTATGTCGATAAAAAAGCCCCCGTGCATATGCGTACTGCCGCGCAGGGGCTGATCACGCTCTGCTGCCAGGGCTTCGGCAGTTTGCTCGGCTATCGTCTTGGCGGTGTGATGATGGAAAAGATGTTCGCTTATCAGGAACCGGTAAACGGACTGACTTTCAACTGGGCCGGGATGTGGACTTTCGGCGCGGTGATGATTGCCATTATCGCCGTGCTGTTCATGATTTTTTTCCGCGAATCCGACAACGAAATTACGGCTATCAAGGTCGATGATCGCGATATTGCGTTGACACAAGGGGAAGTTAAATGA
- the fbaB gene encoding class I fructose-bisphosphate aldolase: MTDIAQLLGKDADNLLQHRCMTIPSDQLYLPGHDYVDRVMIDNNRPPAVLRNMQTLYNTGRLAGTGYLSILPVDQGVEHSAGASFAANPLYFDPKNIVELAIEAGCNCVASTYGVLASVSRRYAHRIPFLVKLNHNETLSYPNTYDQTLYASVEQAFNMGAVAVGATIYFGSEESRRQIEEISAAFERAHELGMVTVLWAYLRNSAFKKDGVDYHVSADLTGQANHLAATIGADIVKQKMAENNGGYKAINYGYTDDRVYSKLTSENPIDLVRYQLANCYMGRAGLINSGGAAGGETDLSDAVRTAVINKRAGGMGLILGRKAFKKSMADGVKLINAVQDVYLDSKITIA; this comes from the coding sequence ATGACAGATATTGCGCAGTTGCTTGGCAAAGACGCCGACAACCTTTTACAGCACCGTTGTATGACTATTCCTTCTGACCAGCTTTATCTCCCCGGACATGACTACGTAGACCGCGTGATGATTGACAATAATCGCCCGCCAGCGGTGTTACGTAATATGCAGACGTTGTACAACACCGGGCGTCTGGCTGGCACAGGATATCTTTCTATTCTGCCGGTTGACCAGGGCGTTGAGCACTCTGCCGGAGCTTCATTTGCCGCTAACCCGCTCTACTTTGACCCGAAAAACATTGTTGAACTGGCGATCGAAGCGGGCTGTAACTGTGTGGCGTCAACTTACGGCGTGCTGGCATCGGTATCGCGGCGCTACGCGCATCGCATCCCATTTCTCGTCAAACTTAATCACAACGAGACGCTAAGTTACCCGAATACCTACGATCAAACGCTGTATGCCAGCGTGGAGCAGGCGTTCAATATGGGCGCGGTGGCCGTTGGTGCGACTATCTATTTTGGCTCGGAAGAGTCACGTCGCCAGATTGAAGAAATTTCTGCGGCTTTTGAACGTGCGCACGAGCTGGGCATGGTGACAGTGCTGTGGGCCTATTTGCGTAACTCCGCCTTTAAGAAAGATGGCGTTGATTACCATGTTTCCGCCGACCTGACCGGTCAGGCGAACCATCTGGCGGCAACCATAGGTGCAGATATCGTCAAACAAAAAATGGCGGAAAATAACGGCGGCTATAAAGCGATTAATTACGGTTATACCGACGATCGAGTGTACAGCAAGTTGACCAGCGAAAACCCGATTGACCTGGTGCGTTATCAGTTAGCTAACTGCTATATGGGCCGGGCCGGGTTGATAAACTCCGGCGGTGCTGCAGGCGGTGAAACTGACCTCAGCGATGCAGTGCGTACTGCGGTTATCAACAAACGCGCAGGCGGAATGGGGCTGATTCTTGGACGTAAGGCGTTCAAGAAATCGATGGCTGACGGCGTGAAACTGATTAACGCCGTGCAGGACGTTTATCTCGATAGCAAAATTACTATCGCCTGA